The Streptomyces sp. NBC_01775 genome includes a region encoding these proteins:
- a CDS encoding helix-turn-helix domain-containing protein, translating to MSSELGDFLKARRRELSPAAAGLPDDGRRRVSGLRREEVALLASVSPDYYARLEQGRRRASEPVLEALARVLRLSEDERAYLFGLSGKDAGRPRRRPAQRVRPQLRQLLDDLTNTPALVLGRCTDILAWNPPATALFTDFALLPAEQRNFVRLVFCEPAVRALYADWNYMARACVAQLRMEAAHDPANPRLTALVGELSVRDADFRGWWGDHRVAMRTAGTKAMRHPVVGELALEWSTLTDAADPDQQLIALTAAPGTSSHDGLRLLASWTAAAPRVSPHPVSGSADTPGSRDQTA from the coding sequence ATGAGCAGCGAACTGGGCGATTTCCTCAAGGCCCGGCGCAGGGAGCTGAGTCCCGCGGCGGCCGGCCTCCCCGACGACGGACGGCGACGGGTTTCGGGGCTGCGCCGGGAGGAAGTCGCCCTGCTGGCATCGGTCAGCCCCGACTATTACGCGCGCTTGGAGCAGGGGCGCCGACGGGCCTCCGAGCCGGTGCTGGAAGCCCTGGCACGCGTGCTGCGGCTCAGCGAGGACGAACGTGCGTATCTCTTCGGTCTCTCGGGCAAGGACGCCGGCCGGCCGCGTCGGCGGCCCGCACAGCGGGTCCGGCCGCAGTTGCGGCAACTGCTCGACGATCTCACGAACACCCCGGCCCTCGTCCTGGGCCGGTGCACCGACATCCTGGCCTGGAATCCGCCGGCCACCGCGCTGTTCACCGACTTCGCGCTTCTTCCGGCCGAGCAGCGCAACTTCGTACGCCTGGTGTTCTGCGAGCCGGCGGTGCGGGCCCTGTATGCCGACTGGAACTACATGGCGCGGGCCTGTGTGGCGCAGCTGCGCATGGAGGCCGCCCATGACCCGGCGAATCCACGGCTGACAGCGCTGGTAGGGGAACTGTCGGTGCGGGACGCCGATTTCCGGGGGTGGTGGGGCGATCACCGCGTGGCCATGCGGACCGCGGGCACCAAGGCCATGCGCCACCCGGTCGTCGGCGAGCTCGCCTTGGAGTGGTCCACGTTGACCGACGCGGCCGACCCGGACCAGCAACTCATCGCCCTGACCGCCGCACCCGGCACTTCCTCCCACGACGGACTGCGCCTTCTCGCCTCCT
- a CDS encoding alpha/beta hydrolase, with the protein MKTDVTFHSGDLTLAGILFLPDTPAVGRLPAVVVSHPGGGVKEQTASVYAERLAREGFAALVFDPACQGESEGEPRGLENPFQRAEDIKSAVSFLTTREEIDPERIGALGICASGGYVPYAAQTDLRVKAVATVSSGDIGTVMRDGLGRTQTPETLRSMLELAGAARTAEARGEAIPRQEWITEGVDEETYEYYRTPRGYHPRAVQPWPVRNLDQMIQYDSYALIHLISPRPLLMIIGSEANTAYISREAIEKAAEPKELFVIDGATHVSLYDKDEHVTPAVARLTTFFTTHLAAA; encoded by the coding sequence ATGAAGACAGACGTCACCTTCCACAGCGGCGACCTCACGCTCGCCGGCATCCTCTTCCTGCCCGACACACCCGCCGTCGGCCGGCTCCCGGCTGTCGTCGTCTCCCACCCGGGCGGCGGCGTGAAAGAGCAGACGGCGAGCGTCTACGCCGAGCGCCTGGCCCGCGAGGGCTTCGCCGCTCTGGTCTTCGACCCGGCCTGCCAGGGCGAGAGCGAGGGCGAGCCACGCGGTCTGGAGAACCCCTTCCAACGCGCCGAGGACATCAAATCCGCCGTCAGCTTTCTGACCACCCGCGAGGAGATCGATCCGGAGCGGATCGGCGCCCTGGGCATCTGCGCCTCCGGCGGCTATGTCCCTTACGCCGCTCAGACCGACCTGCGCGTCAAGGCCGTCGCCACGGTCAGTTCCGGAGACATAGGCACGGTGATGCGCGACGGTCTGGGCCGCACCCAGACCCCGGAGACCCTGCGCTCGATGCTCGAACTCGCCGGGGCCGCACGCACGGCCGAGGCCCGCGGCGAGGCCATTCCCCGGCAGGAATGGATCACCGAGGGAGTGGACGAAGAGACCTACGAGTACTACCGCACGCCGCGCGGCTACCACCCTCGCGCGGTCCAGCCCTGGCCCGTCCGCAACCTGGATCAGATGATCCAGTACGACTCCTATGCCCTGATCCACCTCATCTCGCCCCGCCCGCTCCTCATGATCATCGGATCCGAGGCGAACACCGCCTACATCAGTCGCGAAGCCATCGAGAAGGCGGCCGAGCCCAAGGAACTCTTCGTCATCGACGGCGCCACCCACGTCTCCCTTTACGACAAGGACGAACATGTCACCCCGGCCGTCGCCAGACTCACCACCTTCTTCACCACTCACCTCGCCGCGGCCTGA
- a CDS encoding VOC family protein, protein MSDPDRASAYCQDFLGAEEVFRAPGDDGRPTVVEHRLGGSSFRVSPAVSAWGWISPDDLGGSAVLLEIEVDNPDEVGERMTAHGAETVVTIENRHPPRRGAKCLPCFRPRRGEW, encoded by the coding sequence GTGTCCGACCCCGACCGTGCGTCGGCGTACTGCCAGGACTTCCTCGGCGCCGAGGAGGTGTTCCGTGCGCCGGGCGACGACGGGCGGCCTACCGTCGTGGAGCACCGCCTGGGTGGTTCCTCCTTCCGGGTCTCACCCGCTGTTTCGGCGTGGGGGTGGATCTCACCAGATGATCTGGGCGGCTCCGCTGTTCTGCTGGAGATCGAGGTCGACAACCCGGACGAGGTCGGCGAACGTATGACAGCCCACGGCGCCGAGACGGTCGTGACGATCGAGAACCGCCACCCGCCACGACGTGGGGCGAAGTGCTTGCCATGCTTCAGGCCGCGGCGAGGTGAGTGGTGA
- a CDS encoding 3'-5' exonuclease: MKPDHARFLNVIDVEATCWEFDAPEGQVSEIIEIGLCVVDVETRERTARDRILVRPGTSRVSDFCHRLTGLSQEEVDGGVDFRTACATLAERHRGASRRWASWGDYDRKQFQRQCSGADVPYPFAPRHINAKAVFSEAHGLKSRPGMARALRRVGLPLEGRHHNGADDAWNIGALVLHLIDHGSWPGRRT, encoded by the coding sequence ATGAAGCCCGACCACGCACGCTTTCTCAACGTGATCGACGTCGAAGCCACCTGCTGGGAGTTCGACGCGCCGGAGGGGCAGGTCAGCGAAATCATCGAGATCGGGCTGTGCGTCGTCGACGTCGAGACCCGTGAGCGCACCGCACGCGACCGGATTCTCGTACGCCCCGGGACCTCACGCGTAAGCGACTTCTGCCATCGGCTGACCGGTCTCAGCCAGGAGGAGGTCGACGGAGGCGTGGACTTCCGTACGGCGTGCGCGACGCTCGCCGAGCGTCACCGGGGAGCCTCGCGCCGCTGGGCGAGCTGGGGCGACTACGACCGCAAGCAGTTCCAGCGCCAGTGCTCCGGGGCGGATGTCCCGTATCCCTTCGCTCCCCGTCACATCAACGCCAAGGCCGTCTTCTCCGAGGCGCACGGGCTGAAGAGCAGGCCGGGCATGGCCCGAGCTCTCCGCCGGGTCGGCCTTCCCCTCGAAGGACGCCACCACAACGGCGCGGACGACGCCTGGAACATCGGCGCGCTCGTGCTCCACCTCATCGACCACGGAAGCTGGCCCGGCCGCCGGACCTAG
- a CDS encoding aminotransferase class IV family protein, with product MNQLNGRAVDMETLRKLALVGYGHFTSVRVDNQLARGIELHLERLVRDCRTVFDAELDPGEVRGHLRQAVAGTTGALVARVTVFDPELEVGRPADSGCPSVLVTTREAGPLSPPPLRVRPVEYARDLPHVKHLGLFGALYARRTAQRAGFDDALFHGPDGTVSEGGTWNVGLIRAGRIVWPQADVLPGVTMALVRRSAHQHVTAPVTLQDAQEAEAAFATNTTVGVRPLSAIGATEMAVDHPLLREIQHAYRADPGERV from the coding sequence ATGAACCAACTGAACGGCCGAGCTGTCGACATGGAGACGCTGCGGAAGCTCGCCCTCGTCGGCTACGGCCACTTCACGTCCGTGCGGGTCGACAACCAGCTCGCGCGAGGCATCGAACTCCACCTGGAGCGCCTGGTCCGCGACTGCCGGACCGTCTTCGACGCCGAGCTGGACCCAGGGGAGGTGCGCGGCCACCTCCGCCAGGCGGTCGCGGGGACGACGGGGGCGCTGGTCGCGCGCGTCACGGTCTTCGACCCGGAGCTGGAGGTGGGGCGTCCCGCCGACAGCGGCTGCCCCAGTGTGCTGGTCACCACCCGCGAGGCCGGACCGCTGTCGCCACCGCCCCTGCGGGTGCGCCCTGTTGAGTACGCCCGCGACCTGCCCCACGTCAAGCACCTCGGCCTCTTCGGCGCCCTGTACGCCCGCCGGACCGCCCAGCGAGCCGGTTTCGACGACGCGCTCTTCCACGGGCCGGACGGCACGGTGTCCGAAGGCGGCACGTGGAACGTGGGTCTGATCCGCGCGGGACGGATCGTCTGGCCACAGGCGGACGTACTGCCCGGCGTCACCATGGCTCTGGTCCGCCGCTCCGCGCACCAGCACGTCACGGCGCCCGTCACCCTCCAGGACGCCCAGGAGGCGGAGGCGGCCTTCGCCACCAACACCACGGTCGGCGTGCGCCCCCTCTCCGCGATCGGCGCCACCGAAATGGCCGTGGATCACCCCCTCCTGCGCGAAATCCAGCACGCGTACCGGGCGGACCCCGGCGAGCGCGTGTGA
- a CDS encoding NAD-dependent epimerase/dehydratase family protein yields MRVIIFGASGLVGQGALRACLLDERVEEILAVVRRPLNSGHAKVREIVHADFTDYTAIQDRLSDLDACLFCLGVSSIGTGEEEYSRITRDYTLAAARALAAASPSLTFVYVSGQGTDSTESGRLMWARVKGRTENELLAMPFHAYMFRPGYIQPVNGVVSRTRLYRALYRVASWLYPTLRRLAPDHVTTTEILGRAMVAVTGLKGDGPTILRVPDINRLGAGPARGAGRV; encoded by the coding sequence ATGCGTGTGATCATCTTCGGCGCGTCCGGCCTCGTGGGACAGGGCGCGCTGCGAGCCTGTCTCCTCGACGAGAGAGTCGAGGAGATCCTGGCCGTCGTCCGCCGGCCCTTGAACAGCGGGCATGCGAAGGTCCGGGAGATCGTGCACGCGGACTTCACCGACTACACGGCGATCCAGGACCGGCTCAGCGACCTGGATGCCTGCTTGTTCTGCCTGGGCGTCTCCTCCATCGGGACCGGCGAGGAGGAGTACAGCCGCATCACCCGCGACTACACGCTCGCCGCGGCCCGCGCCCTGGCCGCCGCCAGCCCCTCGCTGACCTTCGTCTACGTATCCGGCCAGGGCACCGACAGCACCGAGAGCGGCAGGCTCATGTGGGCGCGGGTCAAGGGCCGGACCGAGAACGAGCTGCTGGCGATGCCCTTCCACGCCTACATGTTCCGCCCCGGATACATCCAGCCCGTCAACGGCGTCGTCTCCAGGACGCGGCTGTATCGCGCGCTCTACCGCGTCGCGTCCTGGCTGTACCCGACACTGCGCCGCCTCGCGCCCGACCACGTCACCACCACGGAAATCCTGGGGCGCGCGATGGTTGCCGTCACCGGTCTGAAGGGTGACGGCCCCACTATCCTCCGCGTCCCGGACATCAACCGGCTCGGCGCCGGGCCCGCGAGAGGAGCCGGCCGCGTATGA
- a CDS encoding oxygenase MpaB family protein, protein MEGVERWMRAYERRHFAPTEAGRALWKSAGRGLLAARLPAPLAPLASAVAASLLDEPLRTALGVRRPPAPVRALAALALR, encoded by the coding sequence GTGGAGGGGGTGGAGCGCTGGATGCGCGCCTACGAGCGCCGCCACTTCGCTCCGACCGAGGCGGGGCGGGCGCTGTGGAAGTCCGCCGGCCGAGGGCTGCTGGCGGCCCGCCTGCCCGCCCCGCTGGCGCCGCTCGCCTCGGCGGTGGCGGCCTCCTTGCTGGACGAGCCGCTGCGTACGGCGCTGGGAGTGCGCCGCCCGCCCGCGCCGGTACGCGCCCTGGCCGCTCTCGCGCTGCGCTGA
- a CDS encoding MarR family winged helix-turn-helix transcriptional regulator: MDAFDDPRLTATGLFLEARDGLMAKLAEPVGRAGLSVLDFDALVRLRRSPGRRLRLSDLAAQTSLSTSGITRVVDRLQRDGLARREPSPGDRRSTYAVLTDEGAARLDHILPEHLETIERCFTGLLTPGQLSDFTETLRLIRDAVHPDAGRHTEA, translated from the coding sequence ATGGACGCGTTCGACGACCCCCGGCTCACCGCGACGGGCCTGTTCCTGGAGGCCCGCGACGGGCTCATGGCGAAACTGGCAGAGCCCGTCGGCAGAGCGGGCCTGTCGGTGCTGGACTTCGACGCCCTGGTCCGGCTCCGGCGGTCACCGGGGCGACGGCTGCGGCTGAGCGACCTCGCCGCCCAGACCTCCCTGTCGACCAGCGGCATCACCCGCGTCGTCGACCGCCTGCAACGCGACGGCCTGGCCCGTCGCGAGCCGAGCCCCGGCGACCGGCGCAGCACGTACGCGGTCCTGACCGACGAAGGTGCCGCCCGGCTCGACCACATCCTCCCCGAGCACCTGGAGACGATCGAGCGGTGCTTCACCGGCCTGCTCACGCCCGGCCAACTGTCGGACTTCACCGAGACCTTGCGCCTCATCCGCGACGCGGTCCACCCCGACGCCGGGCGGCACACCGAGGCCTGA
- a CDS encoding nuclear transport factor 2 family protein: MTDTATATTRATVDEFYRLLGSGELEGVLDLFAEQVDWNIYGADTVPWAGRRSTRAEVAEFLTTLPGHLEREEFEVTRLLVDGDDAVALGHMRQKVKRTGKPFASPFAFHFTVQEGRITRYHTYEDSHALAEAMSD, from the coding sequence ATGACCGACACCGCCACCGCGACGACCCGCGCGACCGTCGACGAGTTCTACCGCCTCCTGGGCAGCGGCGAACTGGAGGGCGTGCTCGACCTGTTCGCCGAGCAGGTCGACTGGAACATCTACGGCGCCGACACCGTGCCCTGGGCCGGCCGCCGTTCGACCCGCGCCGAGGTCGCCGAGTTCCTCACCACCTTGCCCGGACACCTGGAGCGCGAGGAGTTCGAGGTGACGCGACTGCTCGTGGACGGCGACGACGCGGTCGCGCTCGGCCACATGCGCCAGAAGGTCAAGCGGACGGGCAAGCCCTTCGCCTCCCCCTTCGCCTTCCACTTCACCGTCCAGGAAGGCAGGATCACCCGCTATCACACCTACGAGGACAGCCACGCCCTCGCCGAGGCGATGAGCGACTAG
- a CDS encoding L-threonylcarbamoyladenylate synthase encodes MAKYFDVHPENPQRRTINAVADSIRDGALIAYPTDSCFALGCRLGSRDGIARIRSIRNLDDRHHFTLVCQNFAQLGQFVHVDNDVFRAVKAATPGRYTFILPATKEVPRQLLHPKKKTVGVRIPDHVVTQALLAELGEPLLSSTLLLPDEEEPLTQGWEIKERLDHVVDAVLDSGDCGTEPTTVVDFSGGEPEIVREGAGDPTRFA; translated from the coding sequence ATGGCGAAGTACTTCGACGTGCACCCCGAGAACCCGCAGCGGCGCACCATCAACGCCGTGGCCGACAGCATTCGGGACGGCGCGCTCATCGCGTATCCCACGGACTCCTGTTTCGCGCTCGGGTGCCGGCTGGGCAGCCGGGACGGCATCGCCCGGATCCGGTCCATCCGGAACCTCGACGATCGTCACCACTTCACCCTCGTGTGCCAGAACTTCGCTCAGCTGGGCCAGTTCGTACACGTCGACAACGATGTGTTCCGCGCGGTCAAGGCGGCGACGCCGGGCCGCTACACCTTCATCCTCCCCGCGACGAAGGAGGTGCCCCGCCAGTTGCTGCACCCGAAGAAGAAGACGGTCGGGGTCCGTATCCCCGACCACGTCGTCACCCAGGCGCTGCTGGCCGAACTCGGCGAGCCGCTGCTCTCCAGCACCCTCCTCCTCCCGGACGAGGAGGAGCCGCTGACCCAGGGCTGGGAGATCAAGGAGCGGCTCGACCACGTGGTGGACGCCGTACTCGATTCGGGCGACTGCGGTACCGAGCCGACCACGGTCGTGGACTTCTCCGGCGGCGAGCCCGAGATCGTGCGGGAGGGAGCGGGCGACCCCACCCGCTTCGCGTAG
- a CDS encoding DUF305 domain-containing protein: MTKTRSLIRNTSLTAALAATALVLAACGDDAPPKTGDHQNKAGDHREAGNHNKADTAFVKGMIPHHRQAVEMSDLAASRASSSEVKSLAKKIAKAQGPEITTMSGWLKSWGVKVPAAMPRMKHEDMKPEDMKRGGMDHGGMDHGDSGTGGPEMPGMMDQKQLDEMKKSSGKDFDTRFLTMMVDHHKGAVGMAKAEKKQGAYGPARKLADDVISAQNSEITRMNKLLGKS; the protein is encoded by the coding sequence ATGACCAAGACCCGTTCCCTGATCCGGAACACCTCCCTCACCGCAGCGCTCGCGGCCACGGCACTCGTCCTGGCGGCCTGCGGTGACGATGCCCCGCCGAAGACGGGCGACCACCAGAACAAGGCGGGCGACCACCGCGAGGCGGGGAATCACAACAAGGCGGACACCGCCTTCGTGAAGGGGATGATCCCGCACCACCGTCAGGCGGTGGAGATGTCGGACCTGGCCGCGAGCCGCGCCTCTTCGAGCGAGGTAAAGAGCCTCGCCAAGAAGATCGCGAAGGCCCAGGGCCCGGAGATCACGACCATGTCCGGCTGGCTCAAGTCCTGGGGCGTGAAGGTCCCCGCGGCCATGCCCCGTATGAAGCACGAGGACATGAAGCCCGAGGACATGAAGCGCGGCGGGATGGACCACGGCGGCATGGACCACGGCGACAGCGGCACCGGCGGCCCGGAGATGCCCGGGATGATGGATCAAAAGCAGCTGGACGAGATGAAGAAGTCCTCGGGCAAAGACTTCGATACCCGGTTCCTGACGATGATGGTCGATCACCACAAGGGCGCGGTCGGCATGGCCAAGGCCGAGAAGAAGCAGGGTGCGTACGGCCCCGCCAGGAAACTCGCCGACGACGTGATCAGCGCCCAGAACAGCGAGATCACCCGGATGAACAAGCTGCTCGGCAAGAGCTGA
- a CDS encoding DUF6153 family protein: MKRDAYEAGRRRRLPVRAVLVALLLVGLLGMHGLGSATVQSDGGEHPKATHAAGAPMPVNNDPGQERACHGHGDGPAHHSAHADDLCAAGGVSGSPALPAPAVSALPPADLAYRPHAPVGYEPEGGRAPPSLAELQLLRI, encoded by the coding sequence GTGAAGCGTGACGCGTACGAGGCGGGCAGGCGGCGGCGGTTGCCGGTCCGGGCCGTACTCGTCGCCTTGCTGCTCGTCGGCCTGCTGGGCATGCACGGGCTGGGTTCCGCCACCGTCCAGTCCGACGGCGGGGAACACCCCAAGGCCACGCACGCGGCCGGTGCGCCCATGCCGGTCAACAACGACCCCGGGCAGGAACGGGCCTGCCACGGCCACGGGGACGGCCCCGCACACCACAGTGCCCACGCGGACGATCTGTGCGCGGCCGGCGGCGTCTCCGGGAGCCCCGCGCTGCCCGCCCCGGCCGTCTCCGCCCTGCCCCCGGCCGACCTGGCGTACCGGCCCCACGCCCCGGTGGGGTACGAACCGGAAGGCGGGCGCGCCCCGCCGTCCCTGGCGGAACTCCAGCTCCTGCGGATATAG
- a CDS encoding D-alanyl-D-alanine carboxypeptidase family protein yields the protein MSSRILTKRKTVIAACTGGALLVVTPLVANATTSDTPEPRPKPAIAAKGAFLQDAKSGKVLIGKTANKARPMASTAKLMTASVVLGTKDVNLERRVTVKQEYRDYVTEHEASTADLQTGDKVTVRQLLYGALLPSGSDAAFALADTFGTGETSAERAKSFISMMNTKADELGLKNSKFDSFDGTSKTTSSTPAELAKLARHDMKYPAFRTVVSAKKYKGDAPAANGGTTTYTWANTNKLLGSYKGVLGIKTGTTTPAGPCLVFAAARGDKNLVGTVMNSKDRYDDAAKLLDYGFETDAVKKMELRKLPTGAQRD from the coding sequence TTGAGTTCCAGAATTCTGACCAAGCGCAAGACCGTCATAGCCGCCTGCACCGGCGGCGCGCTGCTGGTCGTCACCCCCCTCGTGGCCAACGCCACCACGTCGGACACGCCGGAGCCCCGCCCCAAGCCGGCCATCGCCGCCAAGGGCGCCTTCTTGCAGGACGCCAAGAGCGGCAAGGTGCTCATCGGCAAGACCGCGAACAAGGCCCGGCCCATGGCCAGTACGGCGAAGCTCATGACCGCCTCCGTGGTGCTCGGCACCAAGGACGTGAACCTGGAGCGCCGGGTGACCGTCAAGCAGGAGTACCGCGACTACGTCACCGAGCATGAGGCCAGCACGGCGGACCTCCAGACCGGCGACAAGGTCACCGTTCGCCAGTTGCTCTACGGGGCCCTGCTCCCGTCCGGATCCGATGCCGCCTTCGCTCTCGCCGACACCTTCGGCACCGGAGAGACATCCGCCGAGCGGGCCAAGTCGTTCATCTCGATGATGAACACGAAGGCCGACGAGCTCGGGCTGAAGAACTCGAAGTTCGACAGCTTCGACGGCACGAGCAAGACGACGTCCAGCACTCCGGCCGAACTGGCCAAGCTGGCCCGGCACGACATGAAGTACCCCGCCTTCCGTACGGTCGTCAGCGCCAAGAAGTACAAGGGCGACGCCCCGGCAGCCAACGGCGGTACCACCACGTACACCTGGGCCAACACGAACAAGCTGCTCGGCTCGTACAAGGGCGTCCTCGGCATCAAGACCGGGACGACCACCCCGGCGGGCCCCTGCCTGGTCTTCGCGGCGGCCCGTGGCGACAAGAACCTCGTCGGCACCGTCATGAACAGTAAGGACCGGTACGACGACGCGGCGAAGCTGCTCGACTACGGGTTCGAGACGGACGCGGTGAAGAAGATGGAGCTCCGCAAGCTCCCGACGGGCGCGCAGCGCGACTGA
- a CDS encoding aminoglycoside phosphotransferase family protein produces MIVVPDAFTRGTVEREGERGAAWLAELPGIVDKSLERWACVPDGEVLHGGVGIIVPVRRRAEGGAAGEAAVLKVSFPHPGNVHEPDAFAAWGGHGAVLLRERDDERFAMLLERVRSSTLAEVEDGDEVATVAGRLSHRLAIPAPPGLPRLRERADAWEEQLRVDAGELTHTLSRDALDAAAATVRELGRVQPDTLVHGDLHARNILRAEREPWLAVDPKGYVGDPAYDGGTLLTSRTLTLLEADDPRTAVHRALDVFAEAAELDRERVRRWAQLHIVQATFWGRRHGFRVARDGARLTRLAQFADQLAELLTDRAQWAGARPARTV; encoded by the coding sequence ATGATCGTGGTACCGGACGCTTTCACGCGGGGCACCGTGGAGCGCGAAGGAGAACGGGGGGCGGCGTGGCTCGCCGAACTGCCCGGGATCGTGGACAAGTCGCTGGAGCGGTGGGCGTGCGTGCCGGACGGCGAGGTCCTGCACGGGGGTGTCGGCATCATCGTGCCGGTGCGGCGGCGGGCCGAGGGGGGCGCCGCCGGGGAAGCGGCTGTGCTGAAGGTGTCGTTCCCGCACCCCGGCAACGTCCATGAGCCGGACGCGTTCGCGGCCTGGGGCGGGCACGGAGCCGTCCTGCTGCGCGAGCGCGACGACGAGCGGTTCGCCATGCTGCTGGAGCGGGTCCGATCCTCGACCCTGGCGGAGGTCGAGGACGGCGACGAGGTGGCCACGGTCGCGGGGCGGCTCAGCCACCGGCTGGCCATCCCCGCGCCGCCCGGCCTGCCCCGGCTGCGGGAGCGGGCCGACGCCTGGGAGGAGCAGCTGCGCGTGGACGCCGGGGAGCTGACGCACACGCTGTCGCGTGACGCGCTGGACGCCGCGGCGGCGACCGTCCGCGAGCTGGGCCGCGTCCAGCCGGACACCCTCGTCCACGGCGACCTCCACGCCCGCAACATCCTGCGCGCCGAGCGTGAACCATGGCTGGCCGTCGATCCCAAGGGGTACGTGGGAGACCCCGCCTACGACGGCGGCACACTGCTCACGTCGCGCACGCTGACGCTCCTCGAAGCGGACGATCCGCGCACGGCCGTACACCGCGCACTGGACGTCTTCGCCGAGGCGGCGGAACTCGACCGGGAACGCGTCCGGCGCTGGGCCCAGCTCCACATCGTCCAGGCCACGTTCTGGGGGCGCCGCCACGGCTTCCGGGTCGCCCGCGACGGAGCCCGGCTGACCCGGCTCGCCCAATTCGCCGACCAGCTGGCGGAATTGCTCACGGACCGCGCCCAGTGGGCGGGCGCGCGCCCTGCGCGCACCGTCTGA
- a CDS encoding FG-GAP-like repeat-containing protein: MRNRTRGAVAVAVGAAVAAAVAAGANAVVADGDGSDQPGAKAAKAGKAAGDFDGDGYADLGVGAPDGTVSGKSKSGYVGVTYGAKDGVDTGRHSTLSQASKGVPGTPEAADHFGSSVVRGDVDGDGYTDLIVAANYEAVGDAKRAGSVTVVFGSKDGLSSDSIAFHAPKVTAYALFGSQLAVGDYNKDGRDDIAISDDGKVQLVNGAANLRETATPKMTSVTPPGTEGGLDTLSSGDINGDGFGDLVAVGWQDDGADEGTLSVLPGSSGGLKNTPLGKELLLPFSSYRAVVGDINGDGKDDVVTDTGFTDGPDQQRLRTYPGTADGLDTDKPVDWKGKKIAGIGARLADFNGDGHDDLVVSDTDAEAPGGYNQAGAVTVLKGTKNWLTDEGAQTFNLDTEGVPGSMEGADFFGDAVSPADYNGDGKSDLAVGAPNRKDDGAVAVLYAGTDGLTGEGAALFGPSELGTPAGDVEFGKELSDPATK, translated from the coding sequence GTGCGTAATAGAACCAGAGGCGCGGTGGCAGTGGCAGTGGGCGCCGCCGTGGCCGCGGCGGTGGCTGCCGGAGCCAACGCCGTAGTGGCGGACGGCGACGGGTCGGACCAGCCCGGCGCCAAGGCCGCCAAGGCAGGAAAGGCCGCGGGTGACTTCGACGGGGACGGCTACGCCGACCTCGGCGTGGGCGCGCCCGACGGCACCGTCTCCGGGAAGTCCAAGTCGGGCTACGTGGGCGTGACCTACGGTGCCAAGGACGGCGTCGACACCGGTCGGCACAGCACGCTGTCGCAGGCGAGCAAGGGAGTTCCCGGCACTCCCGAGGCCGCGGACCACTTCGGCTCGTCCGTGGTGCGCGGTGACGTGGACGGGGACGGCTACACCGACCTGATCGTCGCCGCGAACTACGAGGCCGTGGGCGACGCCAAGCGGGCGGGTTCCGTCACGGTCGTCTTCGGCTCCAAGGACGGTCTGTCCAGCGACTCCATCGCCTTCCACGCGCCGAAGGTCACCGCCTACGCGCTGTTCGGCAGCCAGCTGGCGGTGGGCGACTACAACAAGGACGGCCGCGACGACATCGCCATCTCGGACGACGGCAAGGTCCAGCTCGTCAACGGCGCCGCGAACCTGCGGGAGACCGCCACCCCGAAGATGACCAGTGTCACCCCGCCCGGCACCGAAGGGGGCCTCGACACCCTCTCCTCCGGGGACATCAACGGTGACGGCTTCGGCGACCTGGTCGCTGTCGGCTGGCAGGACGACGGCGCCGACGAGGGCACGCTCAGCGTGCTGCCCGGCTCGTCCGGGGGACTGAAGAACACGCCGCTGGGCAAGGAGCTCCTGCTGCCGTTCTCCTCGTACCGGGCCGTGGTGGGTGACATCAACGGCGACGGCAAGGACGACGTCGTCACCGACACCGGCTTCACGGACGGTCCGGACCAGCAGCGCCTGCGCACCTACCCCGGCACCGCCGACGGGCTCGACACCGACAAGCCGGTGGACTGGAAGGGCAAGAAGATCGCGGGTATCGGCGCCCGGCTCGCCGACTTCAACGGTGACGGCCACGACGACCTGGTCGTCAGCGACACCGACGCGGAGGCCCCCGGCGGCTACAACCAGGCCGGTGCCGTCACCGTGCTCAAGGGCACCAAGAACTGGCTGACCGACGAGGGTGCGCAGACCTTCAACCTCGACACCGAGGGCGTCCCCGGTTCCATGGAGGGCGCCGACTTCTTCGGTGACGCCGTCTCGCCTGCCGACTACAACGGCGACGGCAAGTCCGACCTGGCCGTCGGCGCCCCGAACCGCAAGGACGACGGCGCGGTCGCCGTCCTGTACGCGGGCACGGACGGTCTGACCGGCGAGGGCGCGGCCCTCTTCGGCCCGAGCGAGCTCGGCACCCCGGCGGGTGACGTCGAGTTCGGCAAGGAGCTGTCCGACCCCGCGACGAAGTAA